The following nucleotide sequence is from Aigarchaeota archaeon.
GTAATCTTTATAACGTCTGGTGGATCACCCTCCTCGAACTCTCGGAATAGTCCTGGTGCTATGTGATCTACTTCGCCTATCACGACGTGGTCTATTTTTATAGCGTTCCTTATCTGGGGTCTCACATCTAAGTACCATGCACCGGGACCGCCCACCACGATCTTGAACCTAAGTCCCTTGGACCTTCTTATGTAATTGAGCTTGTTAACGAGTTCCAAGAAGTATTTCTTCGAAAACGACGTAAAATGACCAGCGGTGAATGCAAGGCTTAAGGGACCCAAACCAAGCGGGTCCATCTCGTATATTCCTACAACTTTTGTCTCTTCGTCTATGAAGCTCTCCACGTAATCTGGGTGGGCAACTACCACGTCCCTATTACTATAATTCCTGAGCAACGAAGCCTCGACTTTTCTGAGACCATAGGGCGCATACAGTAAGATGCCTTCTACGGCCGGTGTCTGAGGTGCCAAAAATTTGAAGAGTAGTTCAGGAACTTTCTCAGAAGGAGCGCAAGGAAGGAAATCTAGGAGCGGCACATGCCTGTACTCGCTCGTCAGGGTTCTATCACAAGTGAGGACTATGCGCCTACCCATCCGACCACCGCTGTTACGTCTGAGATCATATGCATTTATCCTCAAGAATATTTAAACATCATCCAACGTTTCCGAACGGGTCGAGCTGATTAGCCAAAGATTCTTCCAAAACCTTCTAAGGCGGCCTCACCCTCTTCCCTGAGTTTAGAGAGCACTGCTTCCTTCTCCTCACCCTTGACCTCCTCAGCTATGCCCCTCGTAAGTTCTAAGGCTTTAGAACACTGCTCCTCAGTCCCTATTATTCTGATGTAGTAGCCTTCTTTTTCCAGTATCTTCGCGTCCCTAAACAGAACATTAGCCCTTGACACGAGGTCGTCGTTTAACAGTACATCCCTTGTCTTATCGACGTTTTCTGAGCTAACTTTCAACACGATCTCCAACTCAATCCACTGGAAATTGTGATGTAAAGCGTATTATAAATGCGTATCTGTAATAACAGCGAATAATTGCATGCGGCTCAACGTTTAAATGATTGTCAAGATAATTTATTTTTTAACATGTTGCCGTTTGCAGCATGGCTTTCATGGTTAATACCTATCGTCAGTTCCGTGTTCGTGCCGGTTACTTTCAAGCTGAGTAAGAGGCTAGGTGAAGCCTATTCGGTAGCAATAGCTTCACTCTCAGCCGCCTTTTCGCTTTCCATGGTCCTCGATGTATGGGGAGGTAAAGTTATAGAGGAAAGGATAAAGTGGATACCTCTCCCTGATGGTGGCTGGATTGAAGCGGGTGTCTTGGCAGACCCGCTATCAGTGTTATTCGCTTCCATAGCGTCTTTCCTCGGCACACTCATAATCCTTTACTCCGTAGGCTACATGGCGCACGAGGACGGGCTGCCCAGATACTACTTTTTCATGCTCTTCTTCATCGGTGCGATGGTCGGCCTTGTACTCTCTAACAACTTACTACAAACTTACATATTCTGGGAAATCGTTGGTCTGTGTTCGTATACACTAATCAGCTTTTGGTACAGGAAACCATCTGCAGCTCACGCAGGAATAAAAGCATTCGTTACCACAAGGGTCGGCGATATAGCATTCTTAATCGGCATACTTTTGCTTTACAGATCTCTTGGCACGTTTAGTATGCGTGAGATTTCAATCGGTTTGGAAGAGCTTCTCTCGAAAGACCCGAATGCCCAAGGCTTTGTTGTTGCATGCATGCTGCTCATCTTCGGAGGTGCCATGGGAAAGTCCGCACAATTTCCCTTACACGTATGGTTGCCCGACGCCATGGAAGGCCCAACGCCAGTAAGCGCCCTCATACACGCTGCGACGATGGTAAAAGCAGGCGTTTACCTCGTCGCCAGGACAGCGTTCACGGTCGCCCCATTGGAGGCCTTTGGAAGAATCCTAGCTCCTTGGTATGAAACCATAGCGATAATAGGAGCCGTAACGGCTTTCTTGGCCGCCACGATGGGCTTGGTGATGAACGATATAAAGAGGATCGTGGCTTATTCCACGATAAGTCAGCTAGGGCTTATGTTCGCCGCCCTCGGCCTGTCATCCGAGCTCGGATGGTTCTCCAGCCAGTTCCATGTCCTCAGCCATAGTATATTCAAAGCTTTGCTGTTCCTTTCGGCCGG
It contains:
- the nuoL gene encoding NADH-quinone oxidoreductase subunit L: MLPFAAWLSWLIPIVSSVFVPVTFKLSKRLGEAYSVAIASLSAAFSLSMVLDVWGGKVIEERIKWIPLPDGGWIEAGVLADPLSVLFASIASFLGTLIILYSVGYMAHEDGLPRYYFFMLFFIGAMVGLVLSNNLLQTYIFWEIVGLCSYTLISFWYRKPSAAHAGIKAFVTTRVGDIAFLIGILLLYRSLGTFSMREISIGLEELLSKDPNAQGFVVACMLLIFGGAMGKSAQFPLHVWLPDAMEGPTPVSALIHAATMVKAGVYLVARTAFTVAPLEAFGRILAPWYETIAIIGAVTAFLAATMGLVMNDIKRIVAYSTISQLGLMFAALGLSSELGWFSSQFHVLSHSIFKALLFLSAGAIIHAVHTNDIDEMGGLARKMPLTFIASLFGAFALSGIPPFSGFFSKDLIIEASLEAGNAVVYLFVVFTSILTVTYIMRWIYKIFLAPPRLESSHAHEAPKVMTVPLIILAALSLFAGFFEEPFVSYMGLHHHFKPSLSAYATSAIVLVSGLLLAYAFYLSAKLKGMPLIDPVNIRKGGLGSALHKLLVNRYYIDHVYYKVFVDGTIWLSSKVRKYIEEKVIDGFNYAIARATQYFVQAFRYLQTGSSNINISGYALGIAILLLIFLILLFGGLRI